In a genomic window of Mesomycoplasma neurolyticum:
- the dnaG gene encoding DNA primase, whose protein sequence is MKINQDKNKNNIFNFSIVDVAQEFFKLIKQGSNFKVICPFHGDKNASLIISPSKNIWKCFGCNKGGNAIELVKEYQKIDTKQAIEWLTNKFHIISLKKHQFKKPENDFQTNEKEIINVNSLATILFKVNLLSEINENILLKTFLNKRKLNNNIIQKFDIGYNSNNAKFKNFLINVKKIPKDILINSSLLTENENSFFINRIIFPIKNEFNEIVGFAGRTLDNNSNFPKYLNSKENSVFNKNKILLNWFNAKNNEEIILTEGYMDVLAFERNQIYNSVALMGINLSNHHIKILKNKQITLALDSDEAGKQATYEIIKKLFKNNFQNIYVIDFLNFKDADEFSMDNDLKNAYQKKLHYLNWLNLNHYKTDDLKSKKTINYANEKSISISAKLKYIQK, encoded by the coding sequence ATGAAAATAAATCAAGATAAAAACAAAAATAATATTTTTAATTTCAGCATAGTTGATGTTGCACAAGAATTTTTTAAATTAATAAAACAAGGTTCTAACTTTAAAGTCATTTGCCCTTTTCATGGTGATAAAAATGCATCATTGATTATTTCCCCTTCCAAAAACATTTGAAAATGCTTTGGTTGTAATAAAGGCGGAAATGCAATTGAATTAGTCAAAGAATATCAAAAAATTGATACAAAACAAGCAATTGAATGGCTAACAAATAAATTTCATATAATTTCATTAAAAAAACATCAATTTAAAAAACCGGAAAATGACTTTCAGACAAATGAAAAAGAAATTATCAACGTTAATTCATTGGCAACTATTTTATTTAAAGTAAATTTATTAAGTGAAATAAATGAAAATATCTTACTTAAAACATTTTTAAACAAAAGAAAATTAAATAACAATATTATTCAAAAATTTGATATTGGTTATAACTCAAATAATGCAAAGTTTAAAAATTTTTTAATTAATGTTAAAAAAATACCTAAAGACATATTAATAAATTCATCTTTATTAACCGAAAATGAAAATTCTTTTTTTATTAATAGAATTATTTTTCCAATTAAAAATGAATTTAATGAAATTGTTGGATTTGCAGGGAGAACTTTAGATAACAATAGTAATTTTCCTAAATATCTTAACTCAAAAGAAAACTCTGTATTTAACAAAAACAAAATATTATTGAATTGATTTAACGCAAAAAATAATGAAGAAATTATTTTAACTGAAGGTTATATGGATGTTTTAGCTTTTGAAAGAAATCAAATTTATAACTCAGTTGCGCTAATGGGTATAAATCTCTCAAATCATCATATCAAAATATTAAAAAATAAACAAATAACTTTAGCTTTAGATAGTGATGAAGCAGGTAAACAAGCTACTTATGAAATTATTAAAAAACTTTTTAAAAATAATTTTCAAAATATTTATGTAATTGACTTTTTAAATTTTAAAGATGCTGATGAATTTAGCATGGATAATGATTTAAAAAATGCATATCAGAAAAAATTACATTATTTAAATTGACTGAATTTAAATCATTATAAAACTGATGATCTAAAGTCTAAAAAAACTATTAATTATGCTAATGAAAAATCTATTAGCATAAGTGCAAAACTTAAATATATACAAAAATAA